The DNA sequence CTCCCAGATCTTTATCGGGTGGAATAACTACATAACGAAAGTAAGTTCCGTTTTTTGGAGTTTGTGGAAATCCTGTGTTGGGAATTCTGGTTTCAACGTCGAGGCTTGCCGGAGTTTTCTGAGTATTCCATATATCCGAAATGATAAGACCTGGCAGATGTTCTACGACATTGTTTACTTGCTGATCTTCAACAATAGCCGATTTTCCGTTTTGTATTCCTGTTACGATGCGTCTTGGTATTTTGTTCATAATTAATGGGTCATGATCAATTTATTTCCCTGAGTAAGATTGTTTTTAAGCATTTGATGGGCCGTAAGGACTGTTTCCAAAGAAAGAGTTCCAAGGACTTTATATTTTGGAGGAACAATAATTTTTTCTTCAATAAGATTAGAAATTCTTGTTAAGCTACTTTTATAATAATCATAATTCTTTGTCATGCTATGGGTATAGTTGGAAATGTTCATGATGATATTTCCTTTATTAAATAGGATTTCTTTAGCATCTTTACTAATCAGTGCTGTTACGTCAACGTACATTCCATGTACTTTCAATACTTCAGCAGTTATTTCAGACATATAATTTCCTACGAGATCCACTCCGAAATCAAAATACTGATTGCCGTTTGCTTTAATTAATTTTTCTTTCAAATGATCTTCCTTATAATTGATGATCTGGTCTTTTTTTAAGCCCATCTCAAGCAATAAGGTTCTGTTTTCTTCTGATCCTACCGTCGCAACGATATTATTGAAGTGATCAGCTAGCAATAGTTTTATTAAAAAAGATCCAACGCCACCAGTGGCACCTGTAATTAAAATGCTGTCGCCTGGTTTTAAAGGGATGCGGTCAAAGGTTTGTAAGGCAGTCATTCCAACAGATGGGATGGCCGCAGCCTGTTCAAAAGAGATATTTTTAGGTTTCAAAACCACGATAGCTTCCGGAACGGTAATAAATTCAGCGTAAGAGCCATTACTTCCCATGGAACCGCTGCCACAAGTTACTTCATCACCAATATTAAACTGAGAAGCATCTTCTCCTTTGCCCACAATAACTCCGGAGAGTTCACGCCCTAAAACCGGGGAGCTGACCAATCGTCGTTCAAGTTCATTTTCAATCATCTGATAATCGATGGGATTAAAACCACTGGCTTTTATCTGAATTAAAACCTCATTGTTTTTAGGCTGAGGTTTTTCAATAATGCCGTCTTCTAACTGAAAGTTTTTATTAAGGATTACTGTTTTCATTATCAAAAATTTATAAGACAAATGTAAAACCAGAATAGTTTATATTTGCTACTAGTTAACTATTGGTAACTAGTAACTTTAAGGATACTATTATGTCAAAAATTATAGAAAACGGAATCGAACGTGAAGCAACGTGCACGGAAGAATTATTTGCCATGCGCGATAGCCTGGATGTTCTAGGAGGGAAATGGAAGCTGATGATTCTGCGTTATTTAACGAACCGTACAGATCTGCTGATTCATTTTAAAAAACTTCAAAGAGGGATTGATGGGATTTCCGCAAAAATGCTGAGTAAGGAATTAAAGGAACTTGAAATGAATTTGCTCATTACACGTACGATCCAGGATACGAAACCCATTACCGTAACCTATGCGGTGACTGAATATGGAAAGTCAGTGCTTCCGGTTACAGAAACCTTAGTGAACTGGGGGATTATCCATCGCGAAAAGATCAGGCAGTCGATGGGAGTTGGTGATTTAAAGATTTAAGAATTTAAATTATTGAAAAATTTAAAAATTAGAAGACTCTCGCAGATTTTGCAGATGATTGCGTTAAAAAATCTGCGAGGGAATAATTCTTTGCATTTTTATATGGATCAAAAAAGAGATATTATTTCAAAAGTACAGCGATGATCGCTAAAATAGCAGGTAAAGCCTGGACGAAAAAGATTTTTTTTGTGGCAGAAATAGCTCCATAAATTCCGGCAACTGCTACACATCCGAGAAAGAAGAGTGCAATATTCGTTTGCCATTCTACATCCTTGATAAAAAAAGACCAGATCAGCCCGGCAGCAAGAAAACCATTATAAAGCCCCTGGTTGGCTGCTAATCCTTTTGTTGGCTTAAACATCTCAGCGGGTAGGGCGGCTTTGAAAACTTCTTTCCCTTTGGTTTCCCAGGCAAACATTTCCATCCAGAGAATATAAATGTGTTCTAATGCGACTACTGCTATCAAAATTTTAGCAACGATTTCCATGATTAATTATTTTTGTGATTGTAAAACTAAAAAAATAAAGTTAAGTTTGATTATTAAATTGCAAAATGGATACTTTTAAAACCCATCTGGATAAATTCATTACGATCTCGGAAGAGGAGTATGTTTCTGTGCTGTCTTTTTTTGAGGTTGTAGAAGTGAAAAAAAAGCAGACCCTACTTTTTGACGGTGAGGTTTGTAAATCCATGTACTTTGTTTCAAAGGGATGTCTGAGAAAATTTTTCGTTAATGAAAAAGGGGTTGAACAAACCACTGAATTTGCAGTTGAAAATTGGTGGATCACAGATACATTTGCTTACGAAAGACAAATAAAAACTGAATTTAATATTCAATCAGTAGAACGTTCCTCTCTTTTGGTCATTGATCTTGAAACTCAGGAATTGTTGTTAAAAAAGCATCCGGTAATGGAGCGCTATTTCCGAATGATTTATCAGAGGGCCTATGCCGCTTCTGAAAGAAGAATCCGCTATTTATATGAAATGAGCAGAGAAGAGCTGTACGTTCATTTCAGTACACAATATCCTTGGTTTATCCAACGGATCCCACAATATCTAATTGCTTCTTTTCTCGGTTTTACTCCCGAGTATCTTAGTGAAATACGGGCGAAATTACGTTCTTAAACCAGTTTAAGATTTTTAAGATTTAAAAGTCGCAATTTTGTCATGTTATTAAAAGCTAACACAATGACTCATAAAAAAATACAATTTCCACAATTATTTTTAAGAATTGCAATCGCGGTCAGTATGCTTTCTGCGGTAGCAGATCGTTTCGGTTTCTGGGGCAAAAATGCAGCATGGGGAAACTGGGAGAATTTTGAAAAATATACCCGGCAGCTAACCTTTTTCCTTCCGGAAAGTTTAAGTCAATTTTCAGCATATATGGCGACATTCTTTGAAATTGCTATTCCGCTACTCTTGCTTTTGGGCTTTAAAACTAGAATAGCAGCTTATGGCGCAGGATTTTTACTGCTGATTTTTGCACTGTCCATGACAATTGCTCTGGGAGTAAAGGCTCCTCTTGATTATTCTGTCTGGGTAGGAAGTGCAGCAGGATTTCTATTAGCGGGTCAACAACAGTTTTCATTGAGTTTAGATCAATTAACCAAAAAAATATAATATTATGAGTACTAGAATCAATATTGCAAAAACAGATGCAGCGGCTTATAAAGCAATGATGGGATTAGAAGGGTATCTTCAGACTATTTCTTTAAACCCTATTCAAAAAGAATTAATTAAAATCAGAGCTTCACAGATCAACGGTTGTGCTTTTTGTTTGGATATGCATACAAAAGACGCTATGAAATATGGTGAAACGCCTCAAAGGATATACCTTTTAAATGCATGGAGAGAAGCTTTGGAATTGTTTACAGAAGAAGAGCAGATCTTACTGGCAATGACGGAAGAGATTACACTGATTAGCCACAAAGGATTAACTGAAGAAACGTATCAAAAAGCAACGTCATTTTTTGATGACAATCAGATTGCACAGATCATTATGGCGATTATAACGATTAATGCATGGAATAGAATTGCTATAAGCACGCATTTACCCATTATGAAGTAATTTTTTAAAATTGTTTATTAACAGCAAGAGCTTTTCATTTTTGAAAAGCTCTTTTTTGATTTAAATCGTTCCAAGGATTGATTAATAAAATGGAATGTCCTGTTTTAATAAATAGCAACAGGGTTGATATTCACCTGTGTAGATCCTTTATACAACGGTTGTCCTAAAACGAAAAGAAATTCCCAGATTTTTTCTTTCACCAAAGGTCGGCTGTCAATGAGTTCCAGATTATAAATTCCTTTCTTAGCAAGCATAAACTGATTGATCGGAAATTCTTCTTTACTCTTAGGGTTTGGATATACCTCTGAAGCCCAGGTATCTCCGCCAAAAGCGACTATTCCCTGATCAGCAAGCCATTGTGCAGCCTCCATCCCAATGCCGGGTTCAACTTCCAAAAACTGTTTATTGTCTTTGCCGATAAGTTCAAGCCATCCCGTATTAAAAAGAACAACATCTCCTTTTCTTAAAGTAATTCCCTGTTTTTTCAATACAGTCTTAATATCGGACACTGTAAATTCTGTTCCTCCGGGAATAACAGATTTTCCGTAATGTGCTGTCATATCCAGGACAACACCGCGGGTTACAAATGGTGGAACTTTTTCAATACCCAGCTTCTTAACTCCTTCTACAGTTACAAAGTCAGCAGCTTTGTTACCATTATAGTAGATATTGTTGATGCCGATATGTCCAATTCCGTTAAGTTGTGTTCCGACACCAGTCCATCCATTTACCAATTCATCATTGAATGTGAATTTATTGGGACCGATACTTTGACCAGCCTGTTCTCCTGGCTGGATATTATATAAATTAAAACTTCTGTGACGGAAAGCAGGAAGATTTTTATCAATAGCAACTGCTAAGGGTAATGTTTTGCCTTGTTTTACCAATGTAATTGCTCCTTTTACTACTTCAGGAGTTAATAAATTAGCAGCTCCTATTACATCATGAGCCCCGTATGAAGAAGGATACCATGACTGATCTTCAGGATTGACATACAGATTTTGAGCTTTTACAGATATCGTATTGAAAGCCAATAAGACTCCCAACCCGAACATTGTGATCAGATTATTTTTCATTTTCTATGATTTAGGGTTAAAAAGAGAAGTTAGAAAAAGTTGAAAATGGAAAGAGGAAAGAGGAAAGTTGAAAGTACTGTAAAGTTAATAATAAAAAAGAGCAGCTATTTTATTAAAAATTATAAAGTTTAATGGATTCAACTCTATAGTTAAATATCATTTATTCAAACAGGCTTTAATAACTTTCAATTTTCAATTTTCCTCTTTCAATTTTTTTATTAAATTCCTTTCAGTGCAGAATTGATGATGTTTAATTCTTCCTGAGAAAGGTCTACAGACATTGCCTGTGCATTTTCAATGGCCTGCTGTGCATTACGAGCTCCTGCTAATACTACGCTTATTGCGGGTTGTAGTGCTGTCCAACGTAAAACCAACTGTGAAACGGTAGCGTTTTTCTCTTGTGCTATACCTTCCAGAGTTTCTAAGAAAGTTTTTACTTTTTCAAGATCAAATTGAGCAAAATACCCATTACGATGGTCATCAGCTTTTAATTGAGCCTGCTTGAAATACTTTCCTGTTAATAATCCTCTTTCCATAGGGCTATAAACGATAATTCCAGTGTTGTTTTCTAAAGAATAAGGGACAAGATCTTTTTCGATTGCACGGTTCAGCATGCTGTAAGAAACCTGATTGCTTGCCAGTTGAATTGTTTCAGATGCTTCTTCCATCTGCTCTACAAGATAATTGCTTACTCCTGCTGCTCTGATTTTCCCTTGTTGAATCAATAGTTCTAACGCTTCCATTGTTTCGCTAATCGGCGTAGAGTTATCCGGCCAGTGCAACTGTAAAAGATCAATATAATCTGTTCCCAGGCGTTGCAGACTTTCCTCAACTTCTTTAATAATGTTTTCTTTAGAAGCGAATTTATATACCGGAAGGGTTTTTCCATTATCTTCTGCATTAAAAAAGAATTCACCTTTACCCTGATTACTTCCATCCCAAACCAAACCGAATTTGGTTAAAAGCTGGATTTTCGAACGGTCTTTTCCTTTAATAGCTTCACCAATCATTTCTTCACTTAATCCGAAACCATAAAAAGGTGCCGTATCAATGGATGTCACTCCGTTATCTAAAGAAGCATGGATAGAGTTGATGGAATCTTGTTTTTCATTTCCACCCCACATGTTTCCACCGATGGCAAAAGCACCGTGTGTAATCACTGATAATTCAAGATCGGTATTGCCTAATTTTCTATATTCCATTTTGTTTTAAAATTTTTGAAATTATTTGTTTAATTCTTTTAAGATAGCCTCACCTACTGCTTTTGCAGATTGAGGGTTCTGTCCTGTGATCACTCTTTGATCTGTCACCACATGAGTTTGCCAAAGCCCTGATTTTTCAAATTTTGCTCCTCTGGCCTTAAGCTGTTCTTCTAAAAGGAAAGGAACAACATTCGTAAGCTTTACTTCAGCTTCTTCTTCATTGGTGAAAGCATTGATCTTTTTCCCATCCACCAGGTATTTCCCATCGTTCAGTTTAATATTAACCAGGCCTGCAGGTCCATGACAAACTCCTGCTACAATTCCTCCGTTTTCATAAATTTTTGAAGCGATAGATGCTAATTCTGTATTATCAGCAAAATCCCACATGGCACCATGTCCTCCGGCGTAGAAGATTGCTGAATAATCAGCGGGTTTCACTTCAGAAGGTTGTAGCGAATGATCGATTTTATTTTTATATTCTTTATTTTCCCAGAATTCTTTGTTTACAGGATCTTTAAGATCAAATCCATCTACAGGAGGTGTTCCTCCTTTTGGACTTACAAAATCGATATCATATCCCGCATGGTGAAGAACTTCCCAGGGATGAGAGACTTCTCCCAAATAATATCCGGTGTTTTCTCCGGTATCTCCTTTTTTGTCATGACTTGTCACGACGAATAAAATTTTCTTTTTCATTTTAATTGATTTTTTGGTTTGTGAATTGGCAAATCCCATCATAAATAAACTGAGAACTAAAAGCGCAAGTTTTTTCATGATTACAGAATATTGGTTTTATAAATTTGAGGGATTTCCTGCAGTTTTTCATCAATCAATGCTCCAAATGCCTGGATGTATGGTTGTTGATTGTGTTGATCAAGTCCTGCTTCATCTTTCCATATTTCGTAGAAGATAAATTCATTTTTATCCTCTATTCCCTGATGAAGGCTGTAAAGCTCACAAGCCTCTTCTTTGCGTGTTTCTTTTACCATATTTTGAAGGACTTCCAATACTTCAGCCTGATGTTCTTCTTTTGCTTTGATGATTGCTGTAAGATATATTTTCATAATAATTTTTATTTAAATAAATTTTTCGATTGAGTTATATTGAGGATTCCAGCCAAGCTCTCTTTTTGCTTTGTCAGCATTACACAAACTATTAGAAGCAAATCCGAAATATCCTCCAGCGGGACTAAATCTATTCACAGCCTCCTGAACACTTAAAGATTGTGCAGGGAGCAAGGTGTATTTTTCGCTGATATTTTCTGCTATATTCTTTATTGTCGATGAGCCATTTTCTGCATAGTATAGAGTGCCTGCTTTTGCATTTTCCAGAGCAAGTACATATAAATCAGCCAGATCTTCAATATGAACGTTTGACCATATATTTTCGCCTTTTCCGAAATACACTCCAAAACCCTTTTCTTTCGAAAATTGGATTAATGCAGGAACCTGGATGCTATCTTTTTTTAATCCTAAACCTTGCCCATATACCATTGTGGGTACAATAACAATGCTTCTGATATTCTTTTGAGCAGACTGCAAAACATAATTGTTGATCAGTACTCTTGAAGCCATTTCCAGCCGTGGACTTAACGGAATGTCTTCAGTGAAAATAAAATCACTTTTCTCTCCATTTTCTTTTCCTCCCAGAATAGCTGATCCTGATGTGAAAATTAAAGTCTTGCCACTTCCTTCCAAAGCATTAATAATACTGTCTACAGCATAAGCGTCATCAGCAGAATCGGCATTGTGAATAATTGCATCAGCCTCATCAATGGCAGATTGTAAAACCGATTCATCATGTATGCTTCCCATAATGGATTCTATTCCTAATGATTCCAATTCTTTTATGTGGTCTTCATTACGGACTAAGCCGGTGACATGATAGTTTTTCTCCAGTAATTTCTTGGCGATTGTCCCACCAATATAACCGGTAATTCCTGTGATGAGTACTTTTTTCATTATACTAATTGTGGTTTTAATTCTTTTTCAAAAACATTTTTAACGTGATCCTGGTATAGCTTCATGTCACGCTCTATGTTTGCATTTTTCTCTACATCATGGAAGTGGAAGCTATCCATTTTTTGTAAAGAGACGAAGGCATTCATTCTGTGAAATCCGAATAACGGTCCATTATCTACACTTGTTTCACTAAAAAATTCTCCGGGAAGGGTAAAGGCTGTTTCCGGGGCATTCCAGCTGGTTGTTACCATGTATTTTCTTCCTCCGAGCATTCCTCCTGTTCCATAATTGATTTTAGGATTCTCTGCGGTTCTTCCATCACTGAGATAAATACCTTTGGCATGTCCTGCCGTGAAAACTTCGTCGATATATTTTTTAAACCCGTTAGGAAGTTGAAACCACCAGATCGGAGTGTGATAAATAATATAATCTGCCCAAACGAATTTTTGAACCTCTTCATT is a window from the Chryseobacterium sp. T16E-39 genome containing:
- a CDS encoding Crp/Fnr family transcriptional regulator — encoded protein: MDTFKTHLDKFITISEEEYVSVLSFFEVVEVKKKQTLLFDGEVCKSMYFVSKGCLRKFFVNEKGVEQTTEFAVENWWITDTFAYERQIKTEFNIQSVERSSLLVIDLETQELLLKKHPVMERYFRMIYQRAYAASERRIRYLYEMSREELYVHFSTQYPWFIQRIPQYLIASFLGFTPEYLSEIRAKLRS
- a CDS encoding NAD(P)H-dependent oxidoreductase produces the protein MKKVLIINGGQNFGHSGGKYNTTVADNTLEALKSFENVEVKVTNISEGYDKNEEVQKFVWADYIIYHTPIWWFQLPNGFKKYIDEVFTAGHAKGIYLSDGRTAENPKINYGTGGMLGGRKYMVTTSWNAPETAFTLPGEFFSETSVDNGPLFGFHRMNAFVSLQKMDSFHFHDVEKNANIERDMKLYQDHVKNVFEKELKPQLV
- a CDS encoding type 1 glutamine amidotransferase domain-containing protein; the encoded protein is MKKKILFVVTSHDKKGDTGENTGYYLGEVSHPWEVLHHAGYDIDFVSPKGGTPPVDGFDLKDPVNKEFWENKEYKNKIDHSLQPSEVKPADYSAIFYAGGHGAMWDFADNTELASIASKIYENGGIVAGVCHGPAGLVNIKLNDGKYLVDGKKINAFTNEEEAEVKLTNVVPFLLEEQLKARGAKFEKSGLWQTHVVTDQRVITGQNPQSAKAVGEAILKELNK
- a CDS encoding DUF1304 domain-containing protein; translated protein: MEIVAKILIAVVALEHIYILWMEMFAWETKGKEVFKAALPAEMFKPTKGLAANQGLYNGFLAAGLIWSFFIKDVEWQTNIALFFLGCVAVAGIYGAISATKKIFFVQALPAILAIIAVLLK
- a CDS encoding winged helix-turn-helix transcriptional regulator, whose amino-acid sequence is MSKIIENGIEREATCTEELFAMRDSLDVLGGKWKLMILRYLTNRTDLLIHFKKLQRGIDGISAKMLSKELKELEMNLLITRTIQDTKPITVTYAVTEYGKSVLPVTETLVNWGIIHREKIRQSMGVGDLKI
- a CDS encoding carboxymuconolactone decarboxylase family protein — its product is MSTRINIAKTDAAAYKAMMGLEGYLQTISLNPIQKELIKIRASQINGCAFCLDMHTKDAMKYGETPQRIYLLNAWREALELFTEEEQILLAMTEEITLISHKGLTEETYQKATSFFDDNQIAQIIMAIITINAWNRIAISTHLPIMK
- a CDS encoding cupin domain-containing protein; protein product: MNKIPRRIVTGIQNGKSAIVEDQQVNNVVEHLPGLIISDIWNTQKTPASLDVETRIPNTGFPQTPKNGTYFRYVVIPPDKDLGVEFKAGEPHPMMHQTETLDYIIILSGELYLIMEEGETLLKAGDIVIQRGTNHAWSNRSEQPCIQLAVLIDSGGD
- a CDS encoding aldo/keto reductase; protein product: MEYRKLGNTDLELSVITHGAFAIGGNMWGGNEKQDSINSIHASLDNGVTSIDTAPFYGFGLSEEMIGEAIKGKDRSKIQLLTKFGLVWDGSNQGKGEFFFNAEDNGKTLPVYKFASKENIIKEVEESLQRLGTDYIDLLQLHWPDNSTPISETMEALELLIQQGKIRAAGVSNYLVEQMEEASETIQLASNQVSYSMLNRAIEKDLVPYSLENNTGIIVYSPMERGLLTGKYFKQAQLKADDHRNGYFAQFDLEKVKTFLETLEGIAQEKNATVSQLVLRWTALQPAISVVLAGARNAQQAIENAQAMSVDLSQEELNIINSALKGI
- a CDS encoding DoxX family protein, with translation MTHKKIQFPQLFLRIAIAVSMLSAVADRFGFWGKNAAWGNWENFEKYTRQLTFFLPESLSQFSAYMATFFEIAIPLLLLLGFKTRIAAYGAGFLLLIFALSMTIALGVKAPLDYSVWVGSAAGFLLAGQQQFSLSLDQLTKKI
- a CDS encoding zinc-binding alcohol dehydrogenase family protein — protein: MKTVILNKNFQLEDGIIEKPQPKNNEVLIQIKASGFNPIDYQMIENELERRLVSSPVLGRELSGVIVGKGEDASQFNIGDEVTCGSGSMGSNGSYAEFITVPEAIVVLKPKNISFEQAAAIPSVGMTALQTFDRIPLKPGDSILITGATGGVGSFLIKLLLADHFNNIVATVGSEENRTLLLEMGLKKDQIINYKEDHLKEKLIKANGNQYFDFGVDLVGNYMSEITAEVLKVHGMYVDVTALISKDAKEILFNKGNIIMNISNYTHSMTKNYDYYKSSLTRISNLIEEKIIVPPKYKVLGTLSLETVLTAHQMLKNNLTQGNKLIMTH
- a CDS encoding putative quinol monooxygenase, with protein sequence MKIYLTAIIKAKEEHQAEVLEVLQNMVKETRKEEACELYSLHQGIEDKNEFIFYEIWKDEAGLDQHNQQPYIQAFGALIDEKLQEIPQIYKTNIL
- a CDS encoding NAD-dependent epimerase/dehydratase family protein, coding for MKKVLITGITGYIGGTIAKKLLEKNYHVTGLVRNEDHIKELESLGIESIMGSIHDESVLQSAIDEADAIIHNADSADDAYAVDSIINALEGSGKTLIFTSGSAILGGKENGEKSDFIFTEDIPLSPRLEMASRVLINNYVLQSAQKNIRSIVIVPTMVYGQGLGLKKDSIQVPALIQFSKEKGFGVYFGKGENIWSNVHIEDLADLYVLALENAKAGTLYYAENGSSTIKNIAENISEKYTLLPAQSLSVQEAVNRFSPAGGYFGFASNSLCNADKAKRELGWNPQYNSIEKFI
- a CDS encoding cyclase family protein; its protein translation is MKNNLITMFGLGVLLAFNTISVKAQNLYVNPEDQSWYPSSYGAHDVIGAANLLTPEVVKGAITLVKQGKTLPLAVAIDKNLPAFRHRSFNLYNIQPGEQAGQSIGPNKFTFNDELVNGWTGVGTQLNGIGHIGINNIYYNGNKAADFVTVEGVKKLGIEKVPPFVTRGVVLDMTAHYGKSVIPGGTEFTVSDIKTVLKKQGITLRKGDVVLFNTGWLELIGKDNKQFLEVEPGIGMEAAQWLADQGIVAFGGDTWASEVYPNPKSKEEFPINQFMLAKKGIYNLELIDSRPLVKEKIWEFLFVLGQPLYKGSTQVNINPVAIY